Genomic window (Terriglobales bacterium):
GGTTGACGGAGCGCTACGTGGCTGGACGGAACAGCGGAGAAAGCTTCAAGGATTTCGTTAAGCGGATCGGTAAGGCGGAGTTGAAGAATCTGCTGGACGATCTCACAAAGCCTCCGGCGGGAGATCGCTCTTACTTCAGCGATTGGGGAGATCCGCGCGAATACAGTTTGGGAGATATGGGCGTAGGCGAGTGCGCGGGAGAGGTGGTTTCGGCGGTCGAGTTCGATCTGGCTGCTGCCGAACGCGAGGTGTTCGAGGCCCAACTCGCCCTCGAGAAGGGACTCGCAGACGAGGCGGGAAAAACCGCCTATCAAGCTATGCTACGTGCGGCGAAAGGGCTGGTAAAGATCAATCATCCCAATGTGACGGACGATCCGGACCAGATCATTTCTGAATTTCGCACGCGGTTTTACGATACGCAGCTATTCTTTGATCCGTTTGCAGGTGGGAAGTTTGCAAACTACCTGTTTGATGCCCACCTGAAAGCGAGTCAAACCTATACTTTAGAGTCAGGCCGCTATCTAATTGATGAGGCACAGCTTTTTGTTGATGCGGCGCACAGTTGTAATAACCGGTTGGGGACGCCGGTGGCGGTGGCGAAGTGATGGCCCTGCCGTCCGGAACAACCGAATCCATATTAATTAAGGAACCGCGATACATGGAACTGCAGCACGTTAATGTGAAACTCCTGGTGAAAGATCCGGAGAGGGTTGACCTCGATCCGCTGGTGCCGGTGTTTCATAACTGGATCCAGGGACAGGTTTTCGAAGGGCAATTAGTGGATGTGGCCGATTACCGCCATGTCCCTGCCGGGCCGGGAGTGATACTGATTGGACTGGATGGCGACTACAGCGTGGACAACACCGACAGCCGGTTGGGGGTCCGCTACAACCGCAAGGCCGTGCTCGATGGCAGCAATCAGGACCGGTTGAAGCAGGCAACGCGTGCTGCGCTCAGCGCATTGCAGCGTTTAGAAGAAGAAACGAGCCTGGGAGGACAACTGCACTTTAACGGTCAGGACGTTGAAATCTTCGTCAACGACCGCCTGATGGCGCCGAATCGCACGGAGACCCGCGAAGCGTTTAAATCGGATTTCGAGAGCTTCTCCGATAAGTTATTCGGCCCTGGGAAATATTCTCTCGCGTACAGCGACGATCCTCGCAGGCTGTTCACGGTGTCATTGAAAGCGTTGCAGTCTATCCCGGTGGAGCAGTTGTTGGCAAATTTGAGCTAGTCATCGTCCTTCCCTCTGTCATGTTGAGCGGAGCGCCACGATTCCATTGGCAGTTGCATAATCTCAAGCGCGGAGTCGAAACACCCCGAGAATGTTTCGGTATACATGTCGCATCAGGGAATTTTCTCGAAGATGCTGCGGGCGAACAGTTAGGCTTCCGCTTCCCACTCCATTCAAGATTTCGTGCAACCAGGCCGTAGAGTGGGTCCATCTCGCGAAGCAACAAATTTTCTCCAGGCGCTCCGCTCAACATGACAAGTTAAGAAAACCCTGTTCTGCCCTCGTAGTTTAAAATTCAAGTCTTGCGGAGAACCATGCTGTCATCCAAAAATGGCGTCGCTGCGTCAGCAATACTGGTAACTGTGCTTCTGCTCTCTTTCCCTAAGATCCAAGCGCAGGAACCTACCTCGCAACCCAACAAAGCGGAGCACACGCTGGTGTTCATGACCGACTTCGGCTTGCTTGATGATTCAGTCGCAATCTGCAAGGCGGTGATGCTGCGTGTTGACCCGACGCTCAGGATCATGGACATTACGCACGACGTTACACCCTATTCGATTGTTGATGGAGCCCGCTATCTTTCGGGGACCTCGCCTTACTACGGGCCGGGGACCGTATTCGTTGCGGTTATAGACCCTGGGGTTGGCAGCAGCCGCAAGGCGATTGTGGCCAAGTCGAAGCTCGGCCAGTACTTTGTAGTGCCGGATAACGGCCTGCTCACGCTGATCGAAGACAGGGATGGCATTGCCGAAGCGCGGGAGATCACAAACCCGGAATGGATGATTGGAGGCAAACTTTCTTCCACGTTTCA
Coding sequences:
- a CDS encoding S-adenosyl-l-methionine hydroxide adenosyltransferase family protein gives rise to the protein MLSSKNGVAASAILVTVLLLSFPKIQAQEPTSQPNKAEHTLVFMTDFGLLDDSVAICKAVMLRVDPTLRIMDITHDVTPYSIVDGARYLSGTSPYYGPGTVFVAVIDPGVGSSRKAIVAKSKLGQYFVVPDNGLLTLIEDRDGIAEAREITNPEWMIGGKLSSTFHGRDIFSPVGAHLARGDDWTQVGPIVPKLVRLNLVQATIEAGGLSGEVIAIDGPYGNLITNIEADRFAKLGYKIGDQVRFTIAEQPYTMPFVRTFSDVPKDKPLLYIDSRGHLAIAINQGNAQALLHVTTPSPLLIEKKKER